In one window of Pseudanabaena sp. PCC 6802 DNA:
- a CDS encoding response regulator, whose translation MSSKRVLIIDDEESIQTVVQFGIRMAAGWDVLVASSGPQGIQTAQTERPDVILLDVMMPDMDGIATFKILQSDPVTEQIPVIFLTAKAQTSEKRQFQDLGVSGVITKPFNALELPEQITKILHW comes from the coding sequence ATGTCTAGCAAGCGAGTTTTAATTATTGACGACGAAGAAAGCATTCAAACAGTCGTGCAATTTGGCATTCGCATGGCAGCAGGCTGGGATGTACTGGTAGCTAGTTCTGGACCTCAGGGTATTCAAACTGCTCAAACTGAACGACCTGATGTGATTTTGTTGGATGTGATGATGCCTGATATGGATGGCATTGCTACGTTTAAGATATTGCAATCCGACCCGGTCACAGAGCAAATTCCCGTGATCTTTCTCACGGCTAAGGCTCAGACATCCGAGAAGCGGCAATTTCAAGACTTAGGCGTTAGTGGCGTGATTACTAAGCCATTTAATGCATTAGAGCTACCCGAGCAAATTACCAAGATTCTACACTGGTGA